The following proteins come from a genomic window of Frankia casuarinae:
- the yidD gene encoding membrane protein insertion efficiency factor YidD, producing MTAGTVLVVLLATAAVVDLLLASRMVWRRLPRVARNADGAVRGPLSWTFAGLVRLYRAGWSARNAGLCRFEPSCSAYALAAVRRHGGVRGGVLAVARLLRCQPLAAGGYDPVPGTDPGPGIVRRPRGATADPGGPPDGRSAGDPAVAVPPVHRHGPPSPSQGMRAEIVGSGRGPWV from the coding sequence ATGACCGCCGGGACGGTGCTGGTCGTGCTGCTGGCCACGGCGGCCGTCGTCGACCTCCTGCTGGCCTCCCGGATGGTGTGGCGCCGCCTGCCGCGGGTCGCCCGCAACGCCGACGGCGCGGTACGCGGTCCCCTATCCTGGACCTTTGCCGGGCTCGTGCGGCTCTACCGAGCCGGCTGGTCGGCCCGCAACGCCGGCCTGTGCCGGTTCGAGCCATCCTGTAGCGCCTACGCGCTGGCCGCGGTGCGGCGCCACGGGGGTGTGCGTGGCGGTGTCCTCGCCGTCGCCCGGTTGCTGCGCTGCCAACCGCTCGCGGCAGGCGGCTACGACCCCGTGCCGGGAACGGATCCGGGTCCGGGAATCGTTCGGAGACCCAGGGGCGCGACGGCCGACCCCGGCGGGCCTCCCGACGGTCGGAGCGCGGGCGATCCGGCCGTCGCCGTACCGCCCGTCCACAGGCATGGTCCCCCGTCTCCCAGTCAGGGGATGCGGGCCGAGATCGTCGGTTCCGGTCGTGGACCGTGGGTGTGA